One Kitasatospora sp. NBC_01287 DNA window includes the following coding sequences:
- a CDS encoding helix-turn-helix transcriptional regulator, which produces MAGRKNELDPSESPGSLFGGMLRHYRELRGISQPQLAARIPCDDSLISKIESGTRAPKDDLAERCDELLQTGGALGLLMPYVKRRLAEAFREGYMDYVDEEAKAVELRNFETSCVPGLLQTPAYARALMGNWAAWRSPRDDTPDTLEEALALRLERQQILTSDTPAFAFFVIDEGALLRPVGGQEVMREQLDRLEAAAELPNVVLQVAPLALGEQLPLWKSVHLLSLPDGSTVGYTESLQQGTLVRDHATVSQWQRRYALLQVAALAKDASLELIRRVRKDMYS; this is translated from the coding sequence ATGGCCGGTCGGAAGAACGAGCTGGACCCGAGCGAGTCGCCCGGCAGTCTGTTCGGCGGGATGCTGCGCCACTACCGGGAGTTGCGGGGGATTTCGCAGCCTCAGCTGGCGGCGAGGATCCCCTGCGACGACAGCCTGATCAGCAAGATCGAGAGCGGCACGCGGGCGCCGAAGGACGACCTCGCGGAGCGGTGCGACGAGCTGCTGCAGACGGGCGGGGCACTGGGGTTGCTGATGCCTTATGTGAAGCGGCGGTTGGCTGAGGCGTTCCGCGAGGGATACATGGACTACGTGGACGAAGAGGCCAAGGCCGTCGAGCTGAGGAACTTCGAGACATCCTGCGTGCCCGGCCTGCTGCAGACACCCGCCTACGCGCGTGCCCTCATGGGCAATTGGGCAGCCTGGAGGAGCCCGAGGGATGACACGCCGGACACGCTTGAGGAGGCTTTGGCGCTACGGCTCGAACGTCAGCAGATCCTCACCTCCGACACTCCCGCCTTCGCATTCTTCGTCATCGACGAAGGAGCACTGCTACGGCCGGTCGGCGGCCAGGAGGTGATGCGCGAGCAACTCGACCGCCTGGAAGCCGCCGCCGAGCTTCCGAACGTCGTACTCCAAGTGGCGCCTCTGGCACTCGGCGAACAACTGCCGCTATGGAAGTCGGTGCACCTGCTGAGCCTTCCTGACGGCTCGACAGTCGGCTACACCGAATCGCTTCAACAGGGCACACTGGTACGTGATCACGCCACTGTTAGCCAATGGCAGCGTCGGTATGCTCTCCTCCAGGTCGCAGCCCTCGCCAAGGATGCTTCCCTGGAGTTGATCCGCAGAGTTCGGAAGGACATGTACTCATGA
- a CDS encoding DUF397 domain-containing protein yields the protein MSYELADAQWRKSSYSDHEGECVEVADGQFADLVPVRDSKDPAGPALSFPAASFTAFVASVKAGTFDIA from the coding sequence ATGAGCTACGAACTGGCTGATGCCCAGTGGCGCAAGTCGAGCTACAGCGACCACGAGGGAGAGTGCGTCGAGGTCGCCGACGGCCAGTTCGCCGACCTCGTCCCGGTCCGCGACTCCAAGGACCCGGCCGGCCCCGCGCTCAGCTTCCCCGCCGCCTCCTTCACCGCCTTCGTCGCGAGCGTCAAGGCCGGCACCTTCGACATCGCCTGA
- a CDS encoding phytanoyl-CoA dioxygenase family protein, with the protein MPTPDDRHLYRAASQTAYFSADTESYLARTPLRDIEKARPLRVLSEADFAHWQTYGFVVVKEAIPAEAARRLLDFAWEFEGLDPARPETWYEEREYRDDLDRELHIYGFVEAYHHQLIWDSRQAQRVYDAFVDVWDCEELWVTLDRLNLNPPNVKNRDRALIAPTDTGFDIELHWDVDTTLGVLPQRVQGIIALNDTVPDHGGFQCDPELFRRFEEWRLAQPADRDPIRPAVDRTEFPVVRPELQAGDLLIWNGLLAHGVARNTSGSGVRSVQYLSMMPALEEAAELRRSRIDSWRELSTPTWNRTLVGDARRHESLRYGTATLTGLGEKLLGLRSWNEGPACTESA; encoded by the coding sequence ATGCCGACGCCCGACGACAGACACCTGTACCGCGCCGCCTCGCAGACCGCCTACTTCAGCGCCGACACCGAGTCCTACCTCGCCCGGACGCCGCTGCGCGACATCGAGAAGGCGCGCCCGCTGCGGGTGCTCTCCGAGGCGGACTTCGCGCACTGGCAGACGTACGGCTTCGTCGTGGTGAAGGAGGCGATCCCCGCCGAGGCGGCGCGCCGACTGCTGGACTTCGCCTGGGAGTTCGAGGGGCTGGACCCGGCGCGGCCCGAGACCTGGTACGAGGAGCGGGAGTACCGCGACGACCTGGACCGGGAGCTGCACATCTACGGCTTCGTCGAGGCGTACCACCACCAGCTGATCTGGGACAGCCGCCAGGCCCAGCGGGTCTACGACGCGTTCGTCGACGTCTGGGACTGCGAAGAGCTCTGGGTGACGCTGGACCGGCTCAACCTGAACCCGCCGAACGTCAAGAACCGCGACCGCGCGCTGATCGCGCCCACCGACACGGGCTTCGACATCGAGCTGCACTGGGACGTCGACACCACGCTCGGTGTGCTGCCGCAGCGGGTGCAGGGGATCATCGCGCTCAACGACACCGTGCCCGACCACGGCGGCTTCCAGTGCGACCCCGAGCTGTTCCGCCGGTTCGAGGAGTGGAGGCTCGCGCAGCCGGCCGACCGGGATCCGATCAGGCCCGCCGTCGACCGCACCGAGTTCCCGGTCGTCCGGCCCGAGCTCCAGGCCGGTGACCTGCTGATCTGGAACGGCCTGCTGGCGCACGGGGTGGCCCGCAACACCTCGGGGAGCGGGGTGCGTTCGGTCCAGTACCTGTCGATGATGCCCGCCCTGGAGGAGGCCGCGGAGCTGCGGCGGTCCCGGATCGACTCCTGGCGCGAGCTCTCCACCCCGACCTGGAACCGGACGCTGGTCGGCGACGCGCGGCGGCACGAGTCGCTGCGCTACGGCACCGCCACGCTGACCGGACTCGGCGAGAAGCTGCTGGGGCTGCGGTCCTGGAACGAGGGACCGGCATGCACCGAATCTGCCTGA
- a CDS encoding DUF6271 family protein: MHRICLTLPTNRACAGTISEIRAEAAYAAGHFDVEVHLLILDSAERPVFAEHAKVVAEAQPVPNVLVHHLDEAAQRDFLRRVIERAELPAELPGPAALLDLMLPSGVSYGACTNRAFLLAAALGCRSVHRRDSDSSYQLHDGEPVFPIHHELASLGKRALDAAAGVCETVLEPDQEQRPVVLVGSSFVGELSVDISEIQRLDPEVYHEVVSLWAPFDRSAQEKRELVEESFRGAGTEPFTGDHSLLTVVDPMRVDMCNVSFHQVHEQVPLPPATDTIGSDYFLLHLVRDAQLPGVLHNRNIVNFYTGERRTDPGFLAYQLRFAKFFLSMLYFNAIYRAMAEAGPSLLDEEYRVRVGAVTALVRESVRLDRAENTSRLDVLDRCYRRLGGRYAAFADLLAGRRGELLDEARSDIEDFARLIEAWEPLIRASKATSVHQLPSR; the protein is encoded by the coding sequence ATGCACCGAATCTGCCTGACCCTGCCGACCAACCGGGCCTGCGCCGGGACGATATCGGAGATCCGCGCCGAAGCGGCCTACGCGGCCGGGCACTTCGACGTCGAGGTGCACCTGCTGATCCTGGACTCCGCCGAGCGGCCGGTCTTCGCGGAGCACGCCAAGGTCGTCGCCGAGGCGCAGCCGGTACCGAACGTGCTGGTGCACCACCTCGACGAGGCGGCCCAGCGGGACTTCCTGCGGCGGGTGATCGAGCGCGCCGAACTCCCCGCCGAACTCCCGGGCCCGGCGGCGCTGCTGGACCTCATGCTGCCGTCCGGCGTCTCCTACGGCGCCTGCACCAACCGGGCGTTCCTGCTCGCCGCCGCGCTCGGCTGCCGCTCGGTGCACCGCCGGGACTCCGACAGCAGCTACCAGCTGCACGACGGCGAACCGGTCTTCCCGATCCACCACGAGCTCGCCTCGCTCGGCAAGCGCGCGCTGGACGCGGCCGCCGGGGTCTGCGAGACCGTGCTGGAGCCGGACCAGGAGCAGCGGCCCGTGGTCCTGGTGGGCAGCTCCTTCGTCGGCGAGCTGTCGGTGGACATCAGCGAGATCCAGCGGCTCGATCCGGAGGTCTACCACGAGGTGGTCAGCCTCTGGGCGCCGTTCGACCGGTCGGCCCAGGAGAAGCGCGAGCTGGTCGAGGAGTCCTTCCGCGGGGCCGGCACCGAGCCGTTCACCGGGGACCACTCACTGCTCACCGTGGTCGACCCGATGCGGGTCGACATGTGCAACGTGAGCTTCCACCAGGTGCACGAGCAGGTACCGCTGCCGCCGGCCACCGACACCATCGGCAGCGACTACTTCCTGCTGCACCTGGTGCGCGACGCCCAGCTGCCCGGGGTGCTGCACAACCGCAACATCGTCAACTTCTACACCGGCGAACGGCGCACCGACCCCGGCTTCCTGGCCTACCAGCTGCGGTTCGCCAAGTTCTTCCTGTCGATGCTCTACTTCAACGCGATCTACCGCGCGATGGCCGAGGCCGGGCCCTCGCTGCTCGACGAGGAGTACCGCGTCCGGGTCGGGGCGGTCACCGCCCTCGTCCGGGAGAGCGTCCGGCTGGACCGCGCGGAGAACACCTCCCGGCTGGACGTCCTGGACCGCTGCTACCGGCGCCTGGGCGGCCGCTACGCCGCGTTCGCCGACCTGCTGGCCGGGCGCCGGGGCGAGCTGCTCGACGAAGCCCGGTCCGACATCGAGGACTTCGCCCGGCTGATCGAGGCGTGGGAGCCGCTGATCCGGGCGAGCAAGGCCACGAGCGTCCACCAGCTGCCCTCGCGGTAG
- a CDS encoding GNAT family N-acetyltransferase — protein sequence MVALEAAAYTECALSEERAALESRARVSPATCFVLEHGGRLVGYLLALPYPLFSYPDLARAEQVAFTSRNLHLHDLVVAEEFRGRGLATRLLRRLGARADAAGYERISLIAVGGSDSFWSRQGFAPRAEVALPAGYGPAALYMSRALPAHPTRQPHPTDDPLPGSPEFDEVG from the coding sequence GTGGTAGCGCTGGAGGCCGCCGCCTACACCGAGTGCGCGCTCTCCGAGGAGCGCGCCGCGCTGGAGTCCAGAGCCCGCGTCTCCCCCGCCACCTGCTTCGTGCTGGAGCACGGGGGGCGGCTGGTGGGCTACCTGCTCGCGCTGCCGTACCCGCTGTTCAGCTACCCGGACCTGGCCCGCGCGGAGCAGGTCGCCTTCACCTCGCGCAACCTGCACCTGCACGACCTGGTCGTCGCCGAGGAGTTCCGCGGCCGGGGCCTGGCCACCCGCCTGCTGCGGCGGCTGGGCGCGAGGGCCGACGCGGCGGGGTACGAACGGATCTCGCTGATCGCGGTGGGCGGCAGCGACTCCTTCTGGTCGCGGCAGGGCTTCGCCCCCCGCGCCGAGGTCGCGCTCCCGGCGGGCTACGGCCCGGCGGCGCTCTACATGTCCCGCGCGCTGCCGGCCCACCCGACCCGGCAGCCGCACCCGACCGACGATCCGCTGCCCGGGTCACCCGAGTTCGACGAAGTGGGCTGA
- a CDS encoding MFS transporter: MFPVRDEYRRAQLAVAALFCFLGFQYGTWASRLPAIKARLDLSPASVGLLLMATGVGAAASFPLVAMLMRRFGSRRLAWVSALGLSLILLALAWVPNYPTALVLMCLDGVAVGCLNVAMNAQGAALEVKYQRTTMAKLHATFSGGSLCAALLASAMNAVSSSLVAHFATAAVLLALLIGYAVPGLLTADQQQPESAKKSRRKLTPPSRLTLWMGCAMAFGTITEGAMNDWSALYLKDVAKAAAELAPMGIAVVSVMMVLARVFADGWRSRWGDGRIVRVGSALAGLGLALALLAGGVVPALIGFACVGLGVAAVTPCVYVAAARQDSDSLALVAAMGTVGLLAGPAVIGFIADGSGLVWGMGAVAASAVIVSLCATRIHWPAAAGARAAAAAVPAAEPVG, translated from the coding sequence ATGTTCCCCGTCCGCGATGAGTACCGCCGAGCGCAGTTGGCGGTCGCCGCGCTGTTCTGCTTCCTGGGGTTCCAGTACGGGACCTGGGCGTCACGGCTGCCCGCGATCAAGGCCCGCCTGGACCTGTCCCCGGCGTCGGTCGGCCTGCTGCTGATGGCCACCGGCGTGGGCGCGGCCGCCTCGTTCCCGCTGGTGGCGATGCTGATGCGGCGGTTCGGCTCCCGGCGGCTCGCCTGGGTCTCGGCGCTGGGCCTGAGCCTGATCCTGCTCGCCCTGGCCTGGGTGCCGAACTACCCGACCGCGCTCGTGCTGATGTGCCTGGACGGGGTGGCCGTCGGCTGCCTGAACGTCGCGATGAACGCGCAGGGCGCCGCGCTGGAGGTGAAGTACCAGCGGACCACCATGGCCAAGCTGCACGCGACCTTCAGCGGCGGCTCGCTCTGCGCCGCGCTGCTCGCCTCCGCGATGAACGCCGTCAGCTCCTCGCTGGTGGCCCACTTCGCCACCGCCGCCGTCCTGCTGGCGCTGCTGATCGGCTACGCCGTGCCCGGTCTGCTGACGGCGGACCAGCAGCAGCCGGAGAGCGCGAAGAAGAGCCGCCGCAAGCTCACCCCGCCCTCGCGGCTGACCCTCTGGATGGGCTGCGCGATGGCCTTCGGCACCATCACCGAGGGCGCCATGAACGACTGGTCGGCGCTCTACCTGAAGGACGTCGCCAAGGCGGCGGCCGAACTGGCGCCGATGGGCATCGCGGTGGTCTCGGTCATGATGGTGCTGGCCCGGGTCTTCGCCGACGGCTGGCGCAGCCGCTGGGGTGACGGGCGGATCGTGCGGGTCGGCAGCGCGCTGGCCGGCCTCGGGCTGGCGCTCGCCCTGCTGGCGGGCGGTGTGGTGCCGGCGCTGATCGGGTTCGCCTGCGTGGGCCTGGGCGTGGCGGCCGTGACGCCGTGCGTCTACGTGGCCGCGGCCCGGCAGGACTCCGACTCGCTCGCCCTGGTCGCCGCGATGGGCACGGTCGGGCTACTGGCCGGGCCCGCGGTGATCGGCTTCATCGCCGATGGCAGCGGGCTGGTGTGGGGCATGGGCGCGGTGGCCGCCTCGGCCGTCATCGTCTCGCTCTGCGCCACGCGGATCCACTGGCCCGCGGCGGCCGGCGCCCGCGCGGCGGCTGCTGCCGTGCCCGCGGCGGAGCCGGTGGGCTGA
- a CDS encoding MFS transporter, translating to MTLTQPRATKAAEPAELTKAAAPKLPPAFHRLWAAGAASSLGDGVYFAALPLLASRLTQDPVLIGLVTSATLAPWLVFGLLGGALADRWDRRRTMWLTDLGRAALLAVPVAATAAGLLSIPLLIAVAFLLGIGQVLFDSAGSAYLPRLLDRDMALLQRANARQQGARTFFADLAGPPVGSLLFTLGRALPFGLDSLSFLASSLLIRSMPADRAPKRERPADGASLWADARVGVGFLLRDKLLFGLALRPAIGNLAFVGADAVLVLFARHTLHLGDLGYGLLLACQAVGGLLGAGLAGRLGALLGTGGALTATALIEGGAMAGFGLCGGPVLAGLALAGIGAAMAATMVLAPALGQALIPVELAGRVGAARRLLSVGAAPVGAVLGGWLADTAGLRAPFLVGGLLLAATALVTVTVAGNRQIEQALAARAAAEQVVAA from the coding sequence GTGACGCTGACCCAGCCCCGGGCCACCAAGGCCGCCGAGCCCGCCGAGCTCACCAAGGCCGCCGCGCCGAAGCTGCCGCCCGCCTTCCACCGCCTCTGGGCGGCCGGCGCGGCCTCCTCGCTCGGTGACGGCGTCTACTTCGCCGCGCTGCCGCTGCTCGCCTCGCGGCTGACCCAGGATCCGGTGCTGATCGGCCTGGTCACCTCGGCCACCCTGGCGCCGTGGCTCGTCTTCGGCCTGCTCGGCGGCGCGCTGGCGGACCGCTGGGACCGCCGGCGCACCATGTGGCTGACCGACCTGGGCCGGGCCGCGCTGCTCGCCGTCCCGGTCGCGGCGACCGCAGCGGGCCTGCTGAGCATCCCGCTGCTGATCGCGGTGGCGTTCCTGCTCGGCATCGGCCAGGTGCTCTTCGACAGCGCCGGCTCGGCCTACCTGCCGCGCCTGCTGGACCGCGACATGGCGCTGCTCCAGCGGGCCAACGCCCGCCAGCAGGGCGCCCGCACGTTCTTCGCCGACCTCGCCGGGCCGCCCGTCGGCAGCCTGCTCTTCACGCTCGGCCGCGCCCTGCCGTTCGGCCTGGACTCGCTCTCCTTCCTGGCCAGCTCGCTGCTGATCCGCAGCATGCCCGCGGACCGGGCGCCGAAGCGCGAGCGGCCGGCCGACGGTGCCTCGCTCTGGGCCGACGCCAGGGTCGGCGTCGGCTTCCTGCTGCGGGACAAGCTGCTGTTCGGCCTGGCGCTGCGCCCGGCGATCGGCAACCTGGCCTTCGTCGGGGCGGACGCGGTGCTGGTGCTCTTCGCCCGCCACACCCTGCACCTGGGTGACCTCGGCTACGGCCTGCTGCTGGCCTGCCAGGCGGTGGGCGGCCTGCTCGGCGCCGGGCTGGCCGGGCGGCTGGGCGCGCTGCTGGGCACCGGCGGCGCGCTGACCGCCACCGCGCTGATCGAGGGCGGCGCGATGGCCGGTTTCGGCCTGTGCGGCGGTCCGGTCCTGGCCGGCCTGGCGCTGGCCGGGATCGGGGCTGCGATGGCGGCCACCATGGTGCTGGCGCCGGCCCTCGGGCAGGCGCTGATCCCGGTCGAGCTGGCCGGCCGGGTGGGCGCCGCCCGCCGGTTGCTCTCGGTCGGCGCGGCCCCGGTCGGCGCGGTGCTGGGCGGCTGGCTGGCCGACACGGCCGGGCTGCGGGCGCCGTTCCTGGTCGGCGGGCTGCTGCTGGCGGCCACCGCGCTGGTGACCGTCACCGTGGCCGGCAACCGCCAGATCGAGCAGGCCCTGGCCGCCCGGGCGGCGGCCGAGCAGGTGGTCGCGGCCTGA
- a CDS encoding transcriptional regulator, translated as MSDQPAADGPASPSFPAVPEGTVQLTTDEQLRAVNNVVRHRILGVLRDGPATITQVAQKLELAKGSSSYHLRLLERAGLVEVVRTNKVRGVTERYYGRTSRGIELPDPAPGEPDIVMRHAIADLEAAPPGPRFVGLTHVRISEERFEEFTERFAALISELRAAADPEAPTANLALAFYRPQDTK; from the coding sequence ATGAGCGATCAACCAGCCGCTGACGGCCCCGCCTCGCCCTCCTTCCCCGCCGTCCCCGAGGGCACGGTCCAGCTGACCACCGACGAACAGCTGCGCGCCGTCAACAACGTGGTGCGCCACCGCATCCTCGGGGTGCTGCGCGACGGGCCCGCCACGATCACCCAGGTGGCCCAGAAGCTGGAGCTGGCCAAGGGCAGCTCCAGCTACCACCTGCGGCTGCTGGAGCGGGCCGGGCTGGTCGAGGTGGTGCGCACCAACAAGGTGCGCGGGGTGACCGAGCGGTACTACGGCCGCACCTCGCGCGGCATCGAACTGCCCGACCCGGCGCCCGGCGAGCCCGACATCGTGATGCGCCACGCGATCGCCGACCTGGAGGCCGCCCCGCCCGGACCGCGCTTCGTCGGCCTCACCCACGTGCGGATCAGTGAGGAGCGCTTCGAGGAGTTCACCGAGCGCTTCGCCGCCCTGATCAGCGAGTTGCGTGCCGCCGCCGACCCGGAGGCCCCGACCGCCAACCTCGCCCTCGCCTTCTACCGCCCCCAGGACACCAAGTGA
- a CDS encoding DUF3311 domain-containing protein: MSTEPDAPPAPPGQLPAVTPARVLAGISLAVPVVALLWVSSYASLTPRLGGVPFFYWYQILWIPVSALFTGAAYLLLNHDARRRKALRGGAAR, translated from the coding sequence ATGTCCACAGAACCTGACGCCCCGCCGGCGCCCCCGGGCCAGCTGCCGGCGGTCACCCCCGCGCGCGTGCTGGCCGGGATCAGCCTGGCCGTCCCGGTCGTCGCGCTGCTCTGGGTCTCCTCGTACGCCTCGCTCACGCCGAGGCTCGGCGGAGTGCCGTTCTTCTACTGGTACCAGATCCTCTGGATCCCGGTCTCGGCGCTCTTCACCGGCGCCGCCTACCTGCTGCTGAACCACGACGCGAGGCGGCGCAAGGCGCTGCGGGGAGGTGCGGCGCGATGA
- the mctP gene encoding monocarboxylate uptake permease MctP has product MNHGVNTVALVVFVLFFLLVTVLGFLASRWRRGGTTQHLDEWGLGGRSFGTWITWFLLGGDLYTAYTFIAVPAAVYGAGAAGFFAVPYTIIAYPLVFLFLPRLWSVARVHGYVTPADFVRGRYGSRALSLAVALTGILATMPYIALQLVGIQAVLDTLGVGGGAGANWFVKDLPLFIAFAVLAAYTYSSGLRAPALIAFVKDTLVYIVIIVAVIYLPMRLGGYGHIFDTAAKKMSTVNPATHQPTGAMVSGPKAQWAYATLALGSALALFMYPHTVTGVLAAKSRTTVRRNMAILPAYSLMLGLLALLGFLAIAAGVGKGVKGYNPQLAVPQLFAGLFPDWFTGVAFAAIGIGALVPAAIMSIAAANLFTRNIYKEFIRPAATPEQETKVAKLVSLLVKVGALVFVLGMDKQLAINLQLLGGIWILQTFVSVVAGLFTRWFHRWALLAGWLVGMVYGTWKAYGIASPATKHFGGSSASIPGIGEIGYIGLTAFVLNLAVSVLLTLVFKAAKTPPGADETSPADYSAEAGDPELAGAPQPAAAH; this is encoded by the coding sequence ATGAACCACGGCGTGAACACGGTCGCCCTGGTGGTGTTCGTCCTCTTCTTCCTGCTGGTCACCGTGCTGGGCTTCCTGGCCTCGCGCTGGCGGCGCGGCGGCACCACGCAGCACCTGGACGAATGGGGCCTGGGCGGCCGCAGCTTCGGGACCTGGATCACCTGGTTCCTGCTCGGCGGCGACCTCTACACCGCGTACACCTTCATCGCGGTGCCTGCGGCGGTATACGGCGCGGGGGCCGCGGGCTTCTTCGCGGTGCCGTACACGATCATCGCCTACCCGCTGGTCTTCCTCTTCCTGCCCCGGCTCTGGTCGGTGGCCCGGGTGCACGGGTACGTCACCCCGGCCGACTTCGTGCGCGGGCGGTACGGCTCGCGGGCGCTCTCGCTGGCCGTGGCACTGACCGGGATCCTGGCCACCATGCCGTACATCGCACTGCAACTGGTCGGCATCCAGGCGGTGCTGGACACCCTCGGGGTGGGCGGCGGGGCGGGCGCCAACTGGTTCGTCAAGGACCTGCCGCTCTTCATCGCCTTCGCGGTACTGGCCGCCTACACCTACTCCTCGGGGCTGCGCGCGCCCGCGCTGATCGCCTTCGTCAAGGACACCCTGGTCTACATCGTGATCATCGTCGCGGTGATCTACCTGCCGATGCGGCTGGGCGGCTACGGACACATCTTCGACACCGCCGCGAAGAAGATGAGCACCGTCAATCCGGCCACCCACCAGCCGACCGGCGCGATGGTCAGCGGTCCCAAGGCGCAGTGGGCGTACGCGACCCTGGCGCTCGGCTCGGCGCTCGCGCTCTTCATGTACCCGCACACCGTCACCGGCGTGCTGGCCGCCAAGTCGCGCACCACCGTGCGCCGCAACATGGCGATCCTGCCCGCCTACTCGCTGATGCTGGGGCTGCTCGCGCTGCTCGGCTTCCTGGCCATCGCGGCCGGGGTGGGCAAGGGCGTCAAGGGCTACAACCCGCAGCTGGCGGTGCCGCAGCTGTTCGCCGGCCTCTTCCCCGACTGGTTCACCGGAGTGGCCTTCGCGGCGATCGGGATCGGCGCGCTGGTGCCGGCCGCGATCATGTCGATCGCGGCGGCCAACCTGTTCACCCGCAACATCTACAAGGAGTTCATCCGGCCCGCCGCCACCCCCGAGCAGGAGACCAAGGTCGCCAAGCTGGTGTCGCTGCTGGTCAAGGTGGGTGCGCTGGTCTTCGTGCTCGGGATGGACAAGCAACTGGCGATCAACCTGCAGCTGCTGGGCGGGATCTGGATACTGCAGACCTTCGTCTCGGTGGTGGCCGGCCTCTTCACCCGCTGGTTCCACCGCTGGGCACTGCTGGCCGGCTGGCTGGTCGGCATGGTCTACGGGACCTGGAAGGCGTACGGGATCGCCTCACCCGCCACCAAGCACTTCGGCGGCAGCAGCGCCTCGATCCCCGGCATCGGCGAGATCGGCTACATCGGGCTGACCGCCTTCGTGCTCAACCTGGCCGTCTCGGTGCTGCTCACCCTGGTGTTCAAGGCGGCGAAGACGCCCCCGGGCGCGGACGAGACCTCCCCGGCGGACTACAGCGCGGAGGCGGGCGACCCCGAGCTTGCCGGTGCGCCCCAACCGGCCGCGGCGCATTAA
- a CDS encoding histidine phosphatase family protein, protein MPELSTILNGHARSEAAAPALPSVLIATRHGESTANVEFQLAEATGALEVPITCRDADIPLSMHGQAQAQALGRWWAELPSTDRPRAVWCSPYLRTAETARIALAQAAGLGAVPVGLPVRYDERLRDRELGVLEMLTAAAIEKRHPEEAARRRKMGELYYRPPGGESWADVALRVRDCLRDLCAEEAGHPVLLVGHDNVVLMLRYALERLGEEKLLELAPVRNCSASMWRAADGRLRPELWNATGHLPG, encoded by the coding sequence ATGCCAGAGCTGAGCACCATCCTCAACGGCCACGCGCGGTCGGAAGCCGCCGCGCCCGCGCTGCCGTCCGTCCTGATCGCCACCCGGCACGGCGAGAGCACCGCCAACGTCGAGTTCCAACTCGCCGAGGCGACCGGTGCGCTGGAGGTGCCGATCACCTGCCGCGACGCCGACATCCCGCTCTCCATGCACGGGCAGGCCCAGGCGCAGGCGCTCGGCCGCTGGTGGGCCGAACTGCCCAGCACCGACCGGCCACGCGCCGTGTGGTGCTCCCCGTACCTGCGCACCGCCGAGACCGCGCGGATCGCGCTGGCCCAGGCGGCCGGGCTCGGCGCGGTGCCGGTGGGGCTGCCGGTGCGCTACGACGAGCGGCTGCGGGACCGGGAGCTGGGCGTCCTGGAGATGCTCACGGCGGCGGCGATCGAGAAGCGGCACCCCGAGGAGGCGGCGCGGCGGCGGAAGATGGGCGAGCTCTACTACCGGCCGCCGGGCGGGGAGAGCTGGGCCGACGTGGCGCTGCGGGTCCGCGACTGCCTGCGCGACCTGTGCGCGGAGGAGGCCGGGCACCCGGTGCTGCTGGTGGGACACGACAACGTGGTGCTGATGCTCCGCTACGCGCTGGAGCGGCTCGGCGAGGAGAAGCTGCTGGAGCTGGCGCCGGTGCGCAACTGCTCGGCCAGCATGTGGCGGGCGGCGGACGGGCGGCTGCGGCCCGAACTGTGGAACGCGACCGGGCACCTGCCGGGGTAG